TGTTATAGGGAATATCATCACTGTTATTCAGCATCAGCTCGCTATAGTAGGGGAAACCTTCTACAATATCATAACTGACATTTTCTAGACCGTAAGTCAGTAAATATGATCCCTCCCTGCTATAGCCGTAATCGAGAAAGCGAACGGCTTCTTCAACATTTTCACAGGATGAAGTTATAACAGTGTTATTATTCTGGTTTTGGGGCAGATTATGGCTTAAGTGTAAAGACTGACCTTTGTACAGGACCGGATAGGGAGTGCCGGATAGATTGTAGCGAGAATCGTCTTCATTTGATTTCAAAAATGTATCAAACCAGGCGTAATAAACATTGCATGCTCCCATTCTGCCTGTAATCATTGATCTCTCGATGCTGTCATCATGACGAATTGCAAATTCCGGATCAAGCAATCCTTTTTCATACCACCTTTTAAATGTCTTCAGAAACTCTTTATACTCAGCCGTTGCGGGTCCCCAGCGCGCCTCTCCCTTCCTGTTCAGCCAGCCGAATCCCGTATCCCATGCTCCCAGGAAAACCTGGGAACGAAACAGAGCATTATCGAATTGAACATTCAGTGGAATTTCAACATTGAGTTTCTCTTTGAAATCTGTAAGTACAGTCTCCCATTCACTTATAGTCTCCGGAACGGTATGGTTGAGAAGGTTGAGCCAATCACTCCTGATAACCATCCCCTGCCAGGGAGAAGAAGGGTCTATCATAGTCATATTAAAAGAATAGATATTACCTTCGGGAGTCATTACAGTTTTTTTAAATTCAGGATTTTCTTCCAGTATTTTCTGATAGTTGGGCGCATATGCCTCAATCAATTCGTTCAATCTGATAAAAACTCCATCGGAAATGGCTTTATCCGGTCCCCCCGGATACCCTCCGAGATGATCTATACTACCAATTATATCGGGAAGATTTTCCGATGTCAGAAGAAGCTTGAACTGTTCCTTTTTCTGCTTCAGGGGAGGATGGATAAAATGTACAGGTATTTCCAATTTTTCCTGCATGGCTTTATAGGCTTCATTTTCATTATAACTTTTCATTATTTTAGCAGCTTCGGGATGAAGTTCCACCCAGTAGGTCAGCGGGACGGTCTCATCTTCTACAATTTCTCTGCAGCCCGAAAGAATGAATGTCAGAAATACAATAGAAATAAAGTATGCAGGTTTCAAAGAATTTTACTCCTTGGTTCCGGTGAAAGCTATTCCCTGAACAAAATGCTGTTGAAAAGATAAAAATATCACTATCATCGGAAGAGTTGCAATTACGCTGCCCGCGAGCACTACCGGTATATTTGTATCATATTGCCCCTGCAGATTTGCTAAACCGGCGGAGAGAGTCAGTTTTCCTATTGATGTATTAACTATTATGGGCCACATCAGATCCTTCCAGGCAAAAAGTGCCGTAAAAATGCTGAGAGCCATAAGTGAGTTTTTTGCGAGAGGCAGCATTATGTGCCAGTATATCTTCCATCTGTTTGCACCGTCAATAATAGCTGCTTCCTCCAGAGAAGATGGCGCTGTCATATAGAACTGACGCAACAGAAATGTTCCGAAAGCACTCACAAATCCGGGGAAAATTAAAGCGGGAATTGTATTAATCCAATTCAGCTTTAATACCATCAGATATTGTG
This genomic window from Oceanispirochaeta sp. M1 contains:
- a CDS encoding carbohydrate ABC transporter permease, with the protein product MNKALTKSHKSAIIVLSIGAVVMVFPFIWMILSSLKSYGEAISIPLTIIPNVWRFDNYLKAMKLLPFSYLYFNTAMMILGRCLFAYFLCSMAGYSFARIKYPGRNFLFSLVLIQMMVPSQVFIIPQYLMVLKLNWINTIPALIFPGFVSAFGTFLLRQFYMTAPSSLEEAAIIDGANRWKIYWHIMLPLAKNSLMALSIFTALFAWKDLMWPIIVNTSIGKLTLSAGLANLQGQYDTNIPVVLAGSVIATLPMIVIFLSFQQHFVQGIAFTGTKE